A part of Acidobacteriota bacterium genomic DNA contains:
- a CDS encoding translocation/assembly module TamB domain-containing protein — MLARPLKYTAIALAVIILGLAGAVILLTSPPGERLAGQWLERQITSRTGAPVSIGQFETNLWSRAQLFRLALLTDSTSGADTLLLVDHVRIGFSLFDLIGSETRLRALAIDGVDLRLTLDSLGRVGLPAVDSPDRPAAPSGEDSAAIRIDTVSLTRVNAGYADARMMLNLHLHGAAAGIQAGEPQAYFGRVDIDSICAEYDDLPICVTGLKIAGHIRGDSITITRADAQIAGLECLASGSVFGPDWSELAFTMSLHGNPQGLAEIAGRSFELPDTDARELSVEVDVAGSISSPVVTARTSVHDARIRGILLDSLSLDCRYASDTLAVDSLLLSALGGIVTGTGRVILDSGLATNATLNVENLQVADVWQTVYDEPSPCTGVIAGELSVAGGGGKVAGWKAGADISASSMRYQQRAIPDMTMSLSLADEVAGLRIRHSNDTITATVRFDEDALDGEFRVGIPDIQKLTRFFDQPELAGRLEATGRIRGSTQNPVVDASLAGSGLRYRDFPADTLYGHLQYHDRALVIDHLVLHGELDASDTTRTMFATDSLGGGLRYRAQLAGSLDSLSGELSAELTAPRYGSYAADSAALQAALAGARIELVRFDLFRGGLEFSAHAAYDTSTARGHLEANLWTLESSLYDEDSAAADTILTRLPRGEFSSTIALTAGSTFSCEARGRDIWLGLIGVLAGDTTVRDGTFDLDLAVNGTLNDPAARFSVTARSIELSDVLIDSLLARAGFENNLFTLDSLTLYAVGQNVTAHASALLTRDPDGSPEFSEQSEVSGALYMDNLDLAAVRPFMVPDGALSGTASARLSWNGTVSAPHFDGWLRIRNAQLQLPDQAAAIEQGYADVSLIDTLLRIDSAGALVATLPLTMHGTVSTSEWEKFSADLNVVLPDVGTFSATGELSDDLVDLRIQAEDLDLSMLQPFARDLDSLGGTLTTDVHVRGEPSDPEIQGSLALSDVQLFSSKYYSALTHGYLAAAFDKRRINIDSAVAVLNEGTVQLAGSVTHDLGEITDINVNLHAAGVSFRAPELFLLNVDDARLNYAQVDDYYVLDGDIQLGEARLTARFRPQTILPWARSVETVEWELPEIVARTRLDVRIRESDDLWVDNNLARMRMHAELGVIGTVARPNLSGMINVEEGYLLYLDRRFRFNQGRVFFSDPNRFNPDILLDAGAQVSTYQRMAATKYDVYIRAEGLLDQLQVSLYSEPPLDKPDIVALLTLGATRTQLAGKGENGSEGGVRNVLVDRVSMLTSQRASAYVSSKVGSMFGFDEFTVEGNLFRFDKSWGPHLVASRRLGERVELTYSTTVGHLNDQNVRLGYRLTPRLSLQGETDRAGRSGIDLKYGFKFR; from the coding sequence ATGCTTGCACGGCCATTGAAATACACGGCGATCGCACTTGCCGTGATCATCCTCGGGCTCGCCGGCGCCGTGATCCTGCTCACCAGTCCTCCCGGAGAGCGGCTGGCCGGCCAGTGGCTGGAACGACAGATCACCTCCCGGACGGGGGCGCCGGTGTCGATAGGTCAGTTCGAAACCAACCTGTGGTCCCGGGCTCAACTGTTCCGACTGGCCCTGCTGACCGATTCGACAAGTGGTGCCGACACACTCTTGTTAGTGGACCATGTTCGAATCGGCTTTTCACTCTTCGACCTGATCGGCTCAGAGACTCGTCTCAGGGCGCTGGCCATAGACGGAGTGGATCTAAGGTTGACGCTTGACAGCCTCGGAAGGGTCGGCCTCCCGGCTGTCGATTCACCCGATCGCCCGGCGGCTCCTTCGGGCGAGGACTCGGCCGCCATTCGTATCGATACCGTGTCCCTGACCCGCGTAAACGCCGGCTATGCCGATGCACGCATGATGCTAAATTTGCATCTGCATGGTGCCGCTGCCGGCATTCAGGCCGGAGAGCCGCAGGCATACTTTGGACGGGTGGACATAGACAGCATCTGTGCCGAATATGACGATCTGCCGATCTGCGTAACCGGCCTGAAGATCGCCGGACACATAAGGGGCGACTCCATCACGATCACCCGGGCCGACGCGCAGATTGCCGGGCTCGAATGCCTTGCAAGCGGGTCCGTCTTCGGACCGGACTGGTCGGAACTGGCTTTCACGATGTCCCTGCACGGCAACCCGCAAGGGCTTGCAGAAATCGCCGGCCGAAGCTTCGAACTGCCCGATACTGACGCACGCGAGTTGTCGGTAGAGGTCGACGTTGCCGGAAGCATTAGCTCACCAGTGGTCACGGCTCGGACTTCGGTGCACGATGCCCGCATCCGGGGAATTCTGCTGGATTCCCTCTCGCTCGACTGCCGGTACGCGTCAGACACGCTGGCCGTCGACTCCCTCTTACTGTCCGCCCTCGGCGGAATCGTGACCGGAACCGGGCGCGTCATCCTTGACAGCGGCCTCGCAACGAATGCCACGCTGAACGTCGAGAACTTGCAGGTTGCCGACGTCTGGCAGACCGTCTACGACGAACCGTCCCCGTGTACGGGGGTCATTGCCGGGGAGCTCTCGGTCGCCGGCGGCGGCGGCAAAGTGGCTGGTTGGAAGGCCGGAGCCGATATTTCGGCATCCAGCATGCGCTATCAGCAGCGAGCCATTCCCGATATGACAATGTCGCTGTCTCTGGCCGACGAAGTCGCCGGCCTGCGCATACGACATAGCAACGATACAATCACGGCCACGGTGCGGTTTGATGAAGACGCCCTGGACGGGGAGTTCCGAGTAGGTATTCCTGACATCCAAAAACTGACCAGATTCTTCGACCAGCCCGAACTGGCGGGTCGCCTGGAGGCAACGGGCCGGATAAGGGGCTCCACGCAGAACCCGGTTGTCGACGCCTCACTGGCCGGGTCCGGTCTGCGCTACAGAGATTTTCCCGCCGACACTCTGTATGGACACCTGCAATACCATGACCGTGCCCTTGTTATCGATCACCTCGTGCTGCACGGCGAACTGGACGCGTCGGACACAACCCGCACCATGTTTGCCACGGATTCTCTGGGCGGCGGCCTTCGTTACCGCGCCCAACTGGCCGGATCGCTCGACAGCCTCTCGGGGGAACTCTCGGCGGAACTGACGGCACCGAGGTACGGAAGTTACGCCGCCGACTCCGCCGCCTTGCAGGCAGCCCTGGCAGGTGCCCGAATCGAGCTCGTCCGATTCGACCTCTTCCGCGGCGGTCTGGAGTTCAGCGCCCACGCAGCTTACGATACATCGACGGCACGGGGCCATCTGGAGGCGAATCTCTGGACGCTGGAGTCCTCTCTGTACGATGAGGACAGCGCCGCCGCTGACACGATACTCACGAGACTTCCCCGTGGCGAGTTTTCGTCTACAATAGCTCTTACGGCCGGCTCCACCTTCTCGTGTGAAGCCCGGGGTCGAGATATCTGGCTCGGATTGATTGGAGTCCTGGCCGGAGATACTACCGTCAGGGACGGAACGTTCGATCTGGATCTTGCCGTCAACGGCACTCTGAACGATCCCGCCGCTCGGTTCTCAGTCACCGCCAGGTCTATTGAGTTGTCCGACGTCTTGATTGATTCGCTTCTGGCCAGGGCCGGTTTCGAGAACAATCTGTTTACACTGGACAGCCTGACCCTGTATGCCGTCGGTCAGAACGTAACGGCCCACGCCTCGGCGCTTCTGACGCGCGATCCCGACGGCTCGCCCGAGTTTTCAGAGCAAAGCGAAGTCTCCGGCGCCTTGTACATGGACAACCTCGACCTCGCCGCTGTACGACCGTTCATGGTACCGGACGGTGCGCTGTCGGGAACGGCCTCGGCTCGCTTATCCTGGAACGGTACTGTGTCGGCGCCGCACTTTGACGGGTGGCTTCGAATACGAAACGCGCAACTTCAGCTTCCGGATCAGGCCGCCGCAATAGAACAGGGGTATGCGGACGTTTCACTGATCGATACCCTGCTGCGCATTGACAGCGCCGGCGCCCTCGTGGCCACCCTGCCCCTAACCATGCACGGCACCGTATCCACGAGCGAGTGGGAGAAATTCTCTGCCGACCTGAACGTGGTGCTGCCGGACGTCGGCACTTTCTCTGCGACCGGCGAGTTGTCGGACGACCTGGTGGACCTGCGGATTCAGGCCGAGGATCTCGATCTTTCAATGCTCCAACCCTTCGCCAGGGACCTCGACTCGCTTGGTGGCACGCTCACCACCGACGTGCACGTCCGGGGCGAGCCGTCCGACCCCGAAATCCAGGGATCGCTGGCGCTGTCCGACGTCCAGCTCTTCTCATCTAAATACTATTCCGCCCTCACGCACGGCTACCTCGCGGCTGCTTTTGACAAACGGCGAATCAATATCGATTCCGCCGTAGCCGTCCTGAACGAGGGCACCGTGCAACTGGCCGGTAGCGTGACGCACGACCTCGGTGAGATAACCGACATAAACGTGAATCTTCATGCCGCCGGTGTCTCCTTTCGGGCTCCCGAGCTGTTCCTGCTCAACGTTGACGATGCCCGGCTGAACTATGCACAGGTCGACGATTACTACGTGCTCGATGGGGACATACAGTTGGGCGAAGCGCGCCTTACGGCCCGGTTTCGCCCCCAGACGATATTACCGTGGGCCCGCTCCGTTGAGACCGTTGAATGGGAATTGCCGGAGATTGTGGCGCGAACGCGGCTCGACGTCAGGATACGTGAGAGTGACGACCTCTGGGTGGATAACAACCTCGCCCGCATGAGGATGCATGCCGAACTCGGCGTAATCGGCACCGTCGCCCGACCTAACCTGAGTGGTATGATCAACGTCGAGGAAGGCTATCTTCTGTACCTTGATCGGCGCTTTCGGTTCAACCAGGGCAGGGTCTTCTTCAGCGATCCCAACAGGTTCAATCCGGATATTCTTCTGGATGCCGGCGCCCAGGTCTCGACGTACCAGCGGATGGCCGCCACCAAGTACGACGTGTACATTCGAGCCGAGGGCCTGCTGGACCAGTTGCAGGTCAGCCTGTATTCGGAGCCACCCCTGGACAAACCCGATATCGTCGCTCTGCTCACGCTGGGAGCAACGCGGACGCAACTGGCCGGCAAAGGTGAAAACGGCAGCGAGGGCGGCGTCAGGAACGTGCTGGTCGACCGGGTGTCGATGCTGACCAGCCAGCGAGCCTCGGCCTACGTCTCGAGCAAGGTCGGTTCGATGTTCGGCTTCGATGAGTTCACCGTGGAAGGCAACCTGTTCAGGTTTGACAAATCCTGGGGACCGCACCTCGTGGCCTCTCGCCGCCTGGGCGAGAGAGTCGAGCTGACGTACTCGACTACCGTCGGACACCTCAACGACCAGAACGTCCGCCTCGGTTACCGATTGACGCCGCGTCTGTCACTCCAGGGCGAGACGGATCGTGCGGGACGGTCCGGAATCGACTTGAAATACGGATTCAAATTCCGATGA
- the corA gene encoding magnesium/cobalt transporter CorA, with amino-acid sequence MPGSVVYVGKERAEKVHFDIIDYTATELEEKRVADAEECFPFKDSPTVTWINVDGIHDPQQVEKIGRHFGLHALVLEDIVNTGHRPKMEDAVGHIFVVMKMLYHSKDDAALKAEQVSVLFGVNWVISFQETGEDVFDVVRQRIRRTVPRVRLMTADYLAYALIDAVVDHYFIVLEDIGERIETLEDEISEHPKPESLGTIRDLKKQLIFMRKAVWPLREVIGALERTESELIKDSTGPYLRDLYEHTIQVIDTVETYRDMVSGLHDLYHTSVSNRMNEIMKVLTIFASMFIPLGFLAGVYGMNFDTAASPFNMPELGFRFGYFVFWGVAIAVAGSLLWFFRRKRWL; translated from the coding sequence ATGCCCGGAAGCGTCGTGTACGTGGGCAAAGAACGCGCCGAGAAGGTCCACTTTGACATCATCGATTACACGGCGACGGAGCTTGAGGAAAAACGCGTGGCCGACGCCGAAGAGTGCTTCCCCTTCAAGGACAGCCCGACCGTGACGTGGATCAACGTCGACGGCATACACGACCCGCAACAGGTCGAGAAGATCGGCCGGCATTTCGGCCTGCACGCCCTCGTCCTTGAGGACATCGTCAATACGGGACACCGCCCTAAAATGGAGGACGCCGTCGGTCACATCTTCGTTGTCATGAAGATGCTGTACCACTCGAAGGATGACGCCGCCCTGAAAGCCGAGCAGGTAAGCGTCCTGTTCGGCGTCAACTGGGTAATATCGTTTCAGGAAACGGGAGAAGACGTTTTTGACGTCGTGAGGCAGAGAATCAGACGGACGGTCCCGCGCGTGCGCCTTATGACGGCGGATTACCTGGCTTATGCCCTTATAGACGCGGTGGTGGACCACTACTTCATAGTCCTGGAGGACATCGGGGAAAGGATCGAAACCCTCGAAGACGAGATATCCGAGCACCCCAAGCCGGAAAGCCTCGGGACGATACGCGACCTGAAGAAACAGTTGATCTTCATGCGTAAAGCCGTGTGGCCGCTTCGCGAGGTCATAGGCGCGCTGGAGCGGACCGAGTCCGAACTGATCAAGGACAGTACCGGCCCGTATCTGAGGGACCTGTATGAGCACACCATTCAGGTCATCGACACCGTGGAAACCTACCGGGATATGGTATCCGGCCTGCATGATCTTTACCATACGAGCGTCAGCAACCGGATGAACGAAATCATGAAAGTGCTTACGATTTTCGCCTCCATGTTCATCCCCCTCGGTTTTCTGGCCGGTGTGTACGGCATGAATTTCGATACGGCGGCCAGCCCCTTCAACATGCCGGAACTCGGCTTTCGGTTCGGCTACTTCGTGTTCTGGGGCGTTGCGATAGCGGTTGCCGGAAGCCTGCTGTGGTTCTTCCGCCGCAAGCGGTGGCTGTAG